The following nucleotide sequence is from Euleptes europaea isolate rEulEur1 chromosome 3, rEulEur1.hap1, whole genome shotgun sequence.
CAGTGGTTTGAGATGCGCACCTCTGAAGGgtcatgtgtgaatcagccctgttCAGTTGTGCAGGCGGTCAGTGCCACGGGCTCTCTGTTGGTCGGGCTCACAGAGCTGGCTCCACCGTGTGCCTCTGAaaccagggaggggctgtagctcagtggtagagtatctgcttggcatgcggaaggtccccggttcaatccccggcatctccagttaaaaagactaggcaagtaggtgatgtgaaagacctctgcctgagaccctggagagccgctgccggtctgagtagacaagactgacttagatggatcaagggtctgattcagtatgaggaagcttcatgtgttcatgtgagaggagCAGCCAAGCAGACTGACGTGCCAGCATGTGGAGCCCAAACTAGAAGTGCTGGAAGCCCCCTAATCCTAGGAGGCTAGAAATTGGGTGGGGGCTGCAGTGAGGGGCCTGGTGAAAGGGAGCGGCCGTGCCATGGGGTCTGGGGGCTTCTGCTCCtgctccctgccccaaaaatcctcCTCACGTGCCTCAGTTGGGGCTTTGTGTTGCTCCCCCAGGCCAAGCCGCCCCTGTCCTTGTCCCCACAGAGTGGCCGCAAGTCGGTGAAGTCCGTGCTGTGGGTCTCGGCAGACGGGCTGCGTGTTGTGGATGACAAGACCAAGGTATGGAACAGGAATGACCGGAATGGGGCAGGGGGGCAGCCAGGAATGCCTCTTTTCAAGCCTCCCGGTCAAAGGGAGCCATGTGCTGCCGCCGGGACCCTGAAAttgcctcccacccccacccccttttggcTTTCCAGTTTGTGAAGGAGTAGGTGGAAATGACTAGTGCATGGCAAGggagaacatgtgcagagtgcctttgccCTCACCTCTGCGCCTGCTGGAGCTGCCGCTTTCTCCCATCAGAGATGAAGGGGCCGCCTCTCCCCTTTgctattcccccaccccaggatCTCATTGTGGACCAGACGATTGAGAAGGTCTCCTTCTGTGCTCCGGACCGGAATTTTGACAAGGCCTTTTCCTACATCTGCCGGGATGGCACCACCCGCCGCTGGATCTGCCACTGCTTCCTGGCGCTGAAAGATTCGGTGAGTGGCACTGAGGAGGGCACATTATGGGCCCCTCCCTGGCACATGCAGTATCAAGGCTTGGATCCTTGCCCCTCTGGGGGGAGCCACACCCTGCCTCTGCTTGGGTGAGGGGAATACTCAGACAGACAGAGTTCAGCTTGGCTGTACCCGTCCGTTGGCATCGATTGCCTGTTTGAACTCAACAGGTGTGTCCGTAcggcaaccctaaacccactgGACTGTAGTCCGCTTCAAAAGATCCCAAGCCCACCGAGCTGATTCCTCACACCCCTTCCAAATGCGTGGCCTCCTTTTCAAGTGGTGTGTTTTTACTTGTTTCAAAGACCTCTGAGTGCAGCCCAGAGATCTTCGGTGGGACTCTGACCTCCCTCTTTGGCTGGTGGGGGATCCCTCACAGACCCCCCCTGCTGTGCTGTATTGCTGTGACCACCTGCCTGTGccctttgccccctccctccagggTGAGCGCTTGAGCCACGCCGTGGGCTGCGCCTTCGCAGCTTGCCTGGAGCGCAAGCAGAAACGGGAGAAGGAGTGTGGTGTGACGGCCTCTTTCGACGCCACCCGCACCAGCTTTGCCCGGGAGGGCTCCTTCCGCTTGCCGGGCCCTCCGGCCTCTGCTACCCGCTCCTCGGGAGCAAGGCCCCCACAGGATAGGAAGAAAggtaggaacccccccccccccgcatctccaAGTGGGGCTCTGTTCCATCTTCCCTCTTGGAATTTTTGCAGCTGCTGGGGGGCTCCCCTCATTCCCCTTCTTAACAACCCCCTTGAGGAGGGAGGTCCATTGCTCTTCTGGCCCCCCTGGATTTCTATCTTGGTTTATGTTTCAGCTGGAAGCTGCTGGGGGGCGCATTTTCTGGGTGGATTATAAATGTTCAAAGCAAGAAAACatgacatggtgtagtggttaggagcggtggagtctgttctggagaaccaggtttgattccccactcctccacatgagcggcggaagctaatctggtgaactggatctgttttccccgcttctccacatgaagccagctgggtgaccttgggctagtcacagctctcttagagctctctcagctccacctgcctcacagggtgtctgttgtgaggaggggaagggaaggttgattgtaagccggtttgagtctcccttaagtggtagagaaagttggcatgtaaaaaaatTGCAGCAGCAACTCAGGGCTTTTGAACCTAGACCTTGAAATCCATGGTTGGTACATGCTCAATCCCTAGAGTGAGCATTGgcaggatggggggtgggggaagagaagcaTAAAATGTCAAAGTGGAAGGGATTTGGGAGCTGGATGAGGGGGGCTGTTGTTTGTCGGCGGGTGATCCGGGGTGCAGCCAATGACACCTGGAGTCTCTGTCTTCCTCTTGCAGCTGAAGCCGCCGTGGTGCCCGTAGCCGCTGCCCCAGCTCCGGCCCAGCCTGGCAGTGCCTCTCCTCCTCAAGGGGCCACCTCgccagaggagaaggctgaggcgGGGGGCCCGCACGCCATCCCGCGCCGCCATGCCCCCCTGGAGCAGCTGGTGCGGCAGGGCTCCTTCCGGGGCTTCCCCACCCTGAGCCAGAAGAACTCGCCCTTCAAGCGGCAGCTCTCCTTGCGGCTGAGCGAGCTTCCCTCCACGCTGCAGCGCAAGGCCCTTGCGGGGGACACGGGTGAGAGCCAGCACTGGGGGGCGCAGATGCTGGCTTTGGGGAtgggggagacccccccccccgaaagcagCTTCTCTTGCAGGCTGGTTCTCAGATTGGAGGGTCTTCCTGGAGGTTGAAAGCCTTGGTTGTTATGGGGGGAGCAAAGAGGAGAGCCCCACCTCTCCTTCCTAAAGGAGGAGGCATGGCACACAACACCCCTGCAAAGTGCTTTATGTGGGGCTATTTATGGGAACCACAGTGGCCAGGTCCCCTGGAAGGGGCGGAGTCATGGCCAGGACAGCACCCAGAGAGGTGCACTGCTCCGGGGGGTGGTTCTGACTTGGCAAGACCCAGGTGCTGGATCTCCGGGCTCCTGAACGTGCGCTGGTGCCTTCTGCCAAGTCAGAGCGCCCGCTGGGCTCTCTCCCGTGAGTCTTATTCTCTAGGGGCTGAGGGTGGATGTCTCTCCCATTActcactgcctgatcctttcaactggagatgccagggattgaacctgggacttcctgcatgccaagcagatccgctctcccactgagccacggccctacCCCAACCATGCAGAGGCCAAACTGGCTTcaaatgagccagcgtggtgtagtggttaagagcggtggcctctgatctggaggaccaggtttgattcctcactcctccacatgagcagtggaagctaatctggtgaactggatttgtttccccactcctctacacaaagccagctgggtgaccttgggctagtcacagctctcagcccctcacagggtgtctgttgtggggaggggaagggaaggcgattgtaagcctgtttggtttttccttaagtggtagagaaagctggcatataaagaccaactcctcttcctcctgctcttcctcctcttctctatCCCAATGGCCTGGAATGCCCCTGGGGGGTTGCTGACTCAGTAATGGGTCCCACAGAAGGGGGAAACCTTCTCTCCTTAGCCTCTTCATATTTTTATGAGTTTGGCCTCACTCTTTTTATGATTGTTTAAAAACCAGGCTGTAAATATGGTAAGTAAATGAGGCAGGGTCAGGGAGGAGAAGGCTGGCTCTGGCTTGAGGCTTCTTGTCTCTGTATGGGGGGGAGCTCCTCTGCATATGAGGGTTGAGGGGACCCTGATGGTGGGGGACAGCAGGCATGCCCTTTGCCCTGGTGAGCCTCTGTTGGCCTGCTCCTGAACCCGAACCCAGGTGAGGTGGAGCTGTGGGACGTGGCCCACCACGGCAgccctgaggaggaagggggaggccCCTTTGGCCTACGCTGCTGAGCGAGGAGAACCAGATGGGGATGCTGGGAGCCCTGGAGCTGCTGCTGTgtcacagggtggggaggggagcccaCTCCCACCCCCTCTGCTGAGCCTGCCTTtcctttccaccccccccccagtattggAGCTGATCTCTGCTGCCAACGGGGACTCGGACAGCATCAGTGCCCAGGGCGACACATGCTTCTCCCAGCCAACAGGGGAGCCCCCCGGCGCTGCCCCCGCCAATGGGGCCATGGGCAGTGCCCCTGCTGCGGTGCCCACGGAAGGAGGAAGCACAGGTATGTCCAGCCTTGGGGCCAggaggccccttccctcccctgtcCTTCGATGGTCGGCTGACTCCACCATCcctgcctcctcttcctctctgcaGGTCCCGCCGCATGGTCAGACTCCTCCGTGGGAGCCCCGCCCAGCCCCCCGTTCCAGCCCGGGCACAAGCGGACACCGTCGGAGGCTGAGCGCTGGCTAGAGGAAGTTGCCAAGGCGGCCAAAGCCCAGCAGCAGGCGGCGGTTGCCGTAGCGGCGATGCCCGCTCCTCTGC
It contains:
- the NUMBL gene encoding numb-like protein, encoding MNKLRQSLRRKKPAYVPEASRPHQWQADEEAVRKGRCSFPVRYLGHAEVEESRGMHVCEEAVKKLKASGRKSVKSVLWVSADGLRVVDDKTKDLIVDQTIEKVSFCAPDRNFDKAFSYICRDGTTRRWICHCFLALKDSGERLSHAVGCAFAACLERKQKREKECGVTASFDATRTSFAREGSFRLPGPPASATRSSGARPPQDRKKAEAAVVPVAAAPAPAQPGSASPPQGATSPEEKAEAGGPHAIPRRHAPLEQLVRQGSFRGFPTLSQKNSPFKRQLSLRLSELPSTLQRKALAGDTVLELISAANGDSDSISAQGDTCFSQPTGEPPGAAPANGAMGSAPAAVPTEGGSTGPAAWSDSSVGAPPSPPFQPGHKRTPSEAERWLEEVAKAAKAQQQAAVAVAAMPAPLPAFPLGYDAPAPPMGVFVTPAFMPMGPAYPSGVPYAAVPSVPVVGITPSQMVANAFCSATQTPAATMGAKASPFPQSLLGPARPKPNGMAWPPEQGQLVAPAPRQEPPDPFEAQWAALEGKAPPSAPKPFSGDQQKTFEIEL